A genomic segment from Deinococcus sp. YIM 77859 encodes:
- the mnmA gene encoding tRNA 2-thiouridine(34) synthase MnmA, whose translation MTGERVLCAMSGGVDSSVTAALLKDAGYQVIGAMMRFWPDDKRADTFDTCCSPDAAYEARRVAEQVGVPFYLLDYREQFQRHIVGPFLAEYARGRTPNPCVNCNTRVKFDELVKKAKMLGCRYVATGHYVKRVEREDGTVEFHRGDDPRKDQTYFLWGTPREALPFILFPVGELEKPRVREIAAEKGLLTARKPESQNICFVPGKVQDFVAEHLPQSQGFIREVRTGEIVGEHLGTQFYTLGQKKGLGLYRSHRVRHVVHLDPETNTVWVGDYEDCLWTGLKAEGANYLLDLAELPQEVEVQVRYRTKPVKATLVRADEHGFELEFEEPQFAVAPGQSAVLYAGTRLLGGGLIADHARTLPMAKDARPAVVSP comes from the coding sequence ATGACGGGCGAACGGGTTCTGTGTGCGATGTCGGGCGGGGTGGATTCCAGCGTGACGGCGGCGCTGCTCAAAGACGCGGGGTATCAGGTGATCGGCGCGATGATGCGTTTCTGGCCTGATGACAAGCGCGCCGATACCTTTGACACCTGCTGCTCGCCCGACGCCGCCTACGAGGCCCGCCGGGTGGCAGAACAGGTGGGCGTGCCCTTTTATCTGCTTGACTACCGCGAACAGTTCCAGCGACACATCGTCGGCCCCTTCCTCGCCGAGTACGCCCGGGGCCGCACGCCCAACCCCTGCGTGAACTGCAACACGAGGGTGAAGTTTGACGAACTGGTGAAAAAGGCGAAGATGCTGGGCTGCCGTTACGTGGCGACCGGGCATTACGTGAAGCGGGTGGAACGCGAGGACGGTACCGTCGAGTTCCACCGGGGCGACGATCCCCGCAAGGACCAGACCTATTTTCTGTGGGGGACGCCGCGTGAGGCGCTGCCCTTCATCCTCTTTCCGGTGGGCGAGCTGGAAAAGCCCCGCGTCCGCGAGATTGCCGCAGAAAAGGGCCTCCTGACCGCTCGCAAGCCGGAAAGCCAGAACATCTGCTTCGTGCCCGGCAAGGTGCAGGACTTCGTGGCCGAACACCTCCCACAGAGTCAGGGCTTCATCCGCGAGGTTCGCACGGGCGAGATCGTCGGTGAGCACCTGGGCACCCAGTTCTACACCCTGGGCCAGAAAAAGGGCCTGGGCCTGTACCGGTCGCACCGCGTCCGCCACGTCGTCCACCTCGACCCCGAGACGAACACCGTCTGGGTGGGTGACTACGAGGACTGCCTGTGGACCGGCTTGAAGGCGGAAGGGGCCAATTACCTCCTCGACCTTGCCGAGCTGCCGCAGGAGGTGGAGGTGCAGGTGCGCTACCGCACAAAGCCGGTCAAAGCCACCCTCGTGCGCGCCGACGAGCACGGCTTTGAGCTGGAGTTCGAGGAACCGCAGTTCGCCGTTGCGCCGGGGCAGAGCGCGGTGCTGTACGCCGGAACGCGGCTGCTGGGTGGGGGGCTGATCGCGGATCACGCGCGGACGTTGCCCATGGCCAAAGACGCGCGGCCTGCTGTTGTCTCCCCTTGA
- a CDS encoding phosphatidate cytidylyltransferase, whose amino-acid sequence MESLSTRVLTSVVGFGIISVVVWLGWMAMLPLLVLVAVMGLFEYIRMLDRNDIDVRRISLGVFGAAIIVASLPMIPAAPWPGGSWREVVLTVALGYLLVIEVIRPGERPLERVVYSLFGLLYIPWLLGYFLMLRYTPDATQGLLYFALPLLATFAADIGGYFGGHFFGRRKLAPEISPGKTVEGAIGGFAFSFLTVLVLSQLTHIWSPLEALLYSILVASASQLGDLAESLLKRALRTKDSGTSLPGHGGFLDRLDSLLFAVPATYLFLNISVFTR is encoded by the coding sequence GTGGAGTCTCTGAGCACGCGTGTCCTCACTTCGGTGGTGGGCTTTGGCATCATCAGCGTGGTCGTGTGGCTGGGGTGGATGGCGATGCTGCCCCTGCTCGTGCTTGTCGCGGTGATGGGCCTCTTTGAGTACATTCGTATGCTGGACCGCAACGACATCGACGTGCGGCGCATCTCGCTGGGGGTGTTCGGGGCGGCGATCATCGTGGCGAGCCTGCCCATGATTCCCGCAGCGCCCTGGCCGGGCGGCTCATGGCGGGAGGTGGTGCTCACGGTCGCGCTGGGGTACCTGCTGGTGATCGAGGTGATTCGCCCCGGTGAGCGGCCGCTGGAACGGGTCGTGTACTCGCTCTTTGGGCTGCTGTACATTCCTTGGCTCTTGGGCTACTTCCTGATGCTGCGCTACACGCCGGACGCGACGCAGGGCCTGCTGTATTTCGCGCTGCCGCTGCTCGCCACCTTTGCGGCGGACATCGGTGGGTACTTCGGCGGCCACTTTTTCGGCCGGCGGAAGCTCGCGCCGGAGATCAGCCCCGGCAAGACGGTGGAAGGGGCTATCGGCGGCTTTGCCTTCAGCTTCCTGACGGTGCTTGTCCTCTCGCAGCTCACCCACATCTGGTCTCCGCTGGAGGCCCTGCTGTACTCCATTCTGGTGGCCAGCGCCTCACAGCTTGGTGACCTGGCCGAAAGCCTGCTGAAACGTGCCCTGAGGACCAAGGACAGCGGCACGAGTCTCCCGGGCCACGGCGGCTTTCTCGACCGACTTGACAGCCTGCTCTTTGCGGTACCGGCGACGTACCTGTTTTTGAACATCAGCGTGTTTACGCGCTAG
- the lysA gene encoding diaminopimelate decarboxylase, producing the protein MTLPRAQLLTAADRFGTPLYVYDAAELDAALARVRSAFGKGRVYYAMKANPNLTLLRRLRAAGVGFECVSAGEIARAEHVGASGDALLVNGPAKSAEEYAAGARLGATFIVDRAEEAALLPPRSKALVRVNPALAVSTHDHLATGAASSKFGVTPEQAPGVLRALRAAGHDARGLHVHIGSAIRDASDFSAAFARLAELRPQTGELEVLDVGGGWGVDADLLGIAQAAWGAATVFGAQLWVEPGRYLVARAGTLLTRVVGTKRTGRNFLLTDAGMTELLRPMLYGAQHPITALWDDPQPAAARERWDVAGPACESGDLLARDVSLPSPRPGDLLAVGEAGAYGASMSSSYLTRSRPAEALWDGTGWTLIRRRETPQEVWAAEVPS; encoded by the coding sequence GTGACCCTTCCGCGTGCCCAACTTCTGACCGCCGCCGACCGCTTCGGAACCCCTCTGTACGTCTACGACGCCGCCGAACTCGACGCGGCCCTGGCGCGGGTGCGCTCGGCCTTTGGCAAGGGGCGGGTGTACTACGCGATGAAGGCAAACCCTAACCTCACGCTGCTGCGCCGACTGCGGGCGGCGGGCGTGGGCTTTGAGTGTGTGAGCGCGGGCGAGATCGCGCGGGCCGAGCACGTGGGCGCGAGCGGGGACGCGCTGCTTGTCAACGGCCCGGCCAAGTCGGCGGAGGAATACGCAGCGGGAGCGCGCCTGGGCGCGACCTTCATCGTGGACCGCGCGGAGGAGGCGGCGCTCCTCCCACCCCGCTCCAAGGCGCTGGTGCGCGTGAATCCGGCCCTGGCCGTGAGCACGCACGACCACCTCGCCACCGGGGCGGCGAGCAGCAAGTTCGGCGTGACGCCGGAACAGGCGCCCGGCGTGCTGCGGGCCCTGCGCGCGGCCGGGCACGACGCGCGGGGCCTGCATGTGCACATCGGCAGCGCGATTCGGGATGCCTCCGACTTCAGCGCAGCCTTCGCGCGCCTGGCGGAGCTGCGCCCACAGACGGGCGAGCTCGAGGTGCTCGACGTGGGCGGTGGCTGGGGGGTGGACGCCGACCTGCTCGGGATCGCGCAGGCTGCGTGGGGGGCGGCGACGGTCTTCGGGGCGCAGCTCTGGGTGGAACCGGGGCGGTACCTGGTGGCCCGCGCCGGAACCCTTCTGACCCGCGTGGTGGGCACCAAGCGCACCGGGCGCAACTTTCTGCTGACCGACGCGGGGATGACCGAACTGCTGCGGCCCATGCTGTACGGGGCGCAGCACCCCATCACGGCCCTCTGGGACGACCCGCAGCCAGCCGCGGCGCGAGAGCGGTGGGACGTGGCCGGACCCGCCTGCGAGAGCGGCGACCTGCTCGCGCGGGATGTGAGCCTCCCCTCCCCCCGCCCCGGCGACCTGCTCGCCGTCGGTGAGGCTGGGGCCTACGGCGCGAGCATGAGCAGCAGCTACCTCACCCGCTCCCGACCCGCCGAGGCGCTGTGGGACGGAACGGGCTGGACGCTCATCCGCCGCCGCGAGACCCCGCAGGAGGTATGGGCGGCAGAAGTGCCGAGCTGA
- a CDS encoding GNAT family N-acetyltransferase has translation MAAEGTGVSWGRVTLKPVPEFTPAEWHTLYRFFRDRELADWNDAKPIRLPEWLFRRVMLEEEGTGERAGFGVLDERGHLIGSAELYDLRPPPPLTPTVGTLGVMIGVRALWGQGYGREAVMALLAWAFQQRDTPLSRVRLTTFGHNRRAQRAFLACGFREVGRTERPGRTDIHMEITRGEWESARAGA, from the coding sequence ATGGCGGCAGAAGGCACAGGCGTTTCGTGGGGCCGCGTCACCCTCAAGCCCGTCCCGGAATTCACGCCCGCCGAGTGGCACACCCTCTACCGCTTCTTCCGCGACCGCGAGCTCGCCGACTGGAATGACGCCAAGCCCATCCGGCTCCCCGAATGGCTCTTTCGCCGCGTGATGCTGGAGGAGGAAGGCACGGGCGAGCGCGCGGGCTTCGGCGTGCTGGACGAGCGCGGCCACCTGATTGGAAGCGCCGAGCTGTACGACCTGCGGCCCCCTCCCCCGCTCACGCCCACCGTCGGCACCCTGGGCGTGATGATCGGCGTGCGCGCCCTGTGGGGGCAGGGCTATGGGCGCGAGGCCGTGATGGCGCTGCTGGCGTGGGCATTTCAGCAACGGGACACTCCGCTTTCCCGCGTGCGCCTCACCACCTTCGGGCACAACCGCCGTGCCCAGCGGGCCTTTTTGGCGTGTGGCTTCCGCGAGGTGGGCCGCACCGAGCGGCCAGGCCGCACCGACATTCATATGGAGATCACGAGAGGAGAGTGGGAAAGTGCGCGTGCTGGTGCCTGA
- a CDS encoding GreA/GreB family elongation factor, which translates to MADEIQVTAEGYQRLQETLQKERQRLEDAVASMAATLDDARDLEDRSLEAAQIDLPSMEARIVELEDVLARAVIVDTPQNQDEVRLGSVVVLQDEQHHRELRVQLVSAVEVDALAEGATQVSEDSPVGQALLGRRVGDTFEVEVGAGRARYTVKGIAPA; encoded by the coding sequence ATGGCAGATGAAATTCAGGTGACGGCAGAGGGCTACCAGCGGCTTCAGGAGACGCTGCAAAAGGAACGGCAACGCCTGGAGGACGCGGTGGCGAGTATGGCGGCCACCCTCGACGACGCGCGTGATTTGGAAGATCGCAGCCTGGAAGCGGCGCAGATCGACCTTCCCAGCATGGAAGCCCGCATTGTGGAGCTGGAAGACGTGCTTGCCCGCGCCGTGATCGTGGACACGCCGCAGAACCAGGATGAAGTGAGGCTGGGGTCCGTTGTGGTGTTGCAGGACGAGCAGCATCACCGGGAACTGCGGGTCCAACTGGTCAGCGCCGTGGAGGTAGACGCGCTGGCGGAGGGGGCCACGCAGGTCAGCGAGGACAGCCCGGTGGGGCAAGCTCTCCTTGGTCGGCGCGTGGGGGACACGTTCGAGGTGGAGGTCGGTGCGGGCCGCGCCCGCTACACCGTGAAGGGGATTGCTCCTGCCTAG
- the tsf gene encoding translation elongation factor Ts, producing MMESIKKLRELTGAGMMDVKKALSDAGNDEEKAIALLRERGIVKAAKKADREAKEGLVRFVVDGKRAAMVEVNSETDFVARNSDFQALVEQVAQAALRAGSNDVEALRNFTLENGETVANTVAAAAGKIGENLVLNRVAYIEAGEGEQVAGYVHSNGKIGVLVQLAGGTEAQAKDVALHVAAERPQYLSREEVDASDLDKEREILTNKALNEGKPQQIVEKIVAGQLGKFYEERVLPEQRFVKDNSVTVGQYLGNATVRRFVRFEVGA from the coding sequence ATGATGGAATCGATCAAGAAGCTGCGCGAACTGACCGGCGCGGGCATGATGGACGTGAAAAAGGCCCTCAGCGACGCTGGAAACGATGAGGAAAAGGCCATTGCGCTGCTGCGCGAGCGCGGCATCGTCAAGGCGGCCAAAAAGGCCGACCGCGAGGCGAAAGAGGGCCTGGTGCGCTTCGTCGTGGACGGCAAGCGGGCGGCGATGGTCGAGGTGAACAGCGAGACCGACTTTGTGGCGCGCAACTCTGACTTCCAGGCGCTGGTCGAGCAGGTCGCGCAGGCGGCGCTGCGCGCGGGCAGCAACGACGTGGAGGCGCTGCGCAACTTCACCCTGGAAAACGGCGAGACGGTGGCCAACACGGTGGCGGCCGCTGCGGGCAAGATCGGCGAGAACCTTGTTCTGAACCGCGTCGCCTACATCGAGGCGGGCGAAGGCGAGCAGGTGGCCGGGTACGTTCACTCCAACGGCAAGATCGGCGTGCTCGTTCAGCTTGCGGGCGGCACCGAGGCCCAGGCCAAGGACGTGGCCCTGCACGTGGCTGCCGAGCGTCCGCAGTACCTCAGCCGGGAGGAAGTGGACGCGAGCGACCTCGACAAGGAACGCGAGATTCTGACCAACAAGGCGCTCAACGAGGGCAAGCCCCAGCAGATCGTAGAAAAGATCGTCGCGGGCCAGCTTGGCAAGTTCTACGAGGAGCGCGTTTTGCCCGAGCAGCGCTTTGTCAAGGACAACAGCGTGACGGTGGGCCAGTACCTTGGAAACGCCACGGTGCGGCGCTTCGTGCGCTTCGAGGTTGGCGCCTAA
- the rpsB gene encoding 30S ribosomal protein S2, with protein MSYISMKQLLEAGVHFGHETKRWNPKFKRFIFAERNGIFIIDLQKTLKQIDRSFDYIKDLAERGGVILFVGTKKQAQEIVELEARRTGMPYVTSRWLGGMLTNFRTIRTRIDRLNELDDMFESGRINDRPKAERIALGAERERLLRFVGGIRKMTRLPDAIFVVDPTKEVIAVQEANKLGIPVIALADTDSDPDVIDYIVPGNDDAIRSIQLITHRIGDLIVEARGGGEDVSSDRAEEGGAEIDAAEQGEEDVAQLTSSQGRS; from the coding sequence ATGTCGTACATCTCCATGAAGCAACTGCTCGAAGCGGGCGTGCACTTCGGGCACGAGACCAAGCGCTGGAACCCCAAGTTCAAGCGCTTCATCTTTGCTGAGCGCAACGGCATCTTCATCATCGACCTGCAAAAGACCCTCAAGCAGATCGACCGCTCCTTTGACTACATCAAGGACCTGGCTGAGCGCGGCGGCGTCATTCTCTTCGTGGGCACCAAGAAGCAGGCGCAGGAGATCGTGGAGCTGGAAGCCCGCCGCACCGGGATGCCCTATGTGACCAGCCGCTGGCTGGGCGGGATGCTGACCAACTTCCGCACCATCCGCACCCGCATCGACCGCCTCAACGAGCTTGACGACATGTTTGAGTCGGGCCGCATCAATGACCGGCCCAAGGCCGAGCGCATCGCGCTGGGCGCCGAGCGTGAGCGGCTGCTGCGCTTTGTGGGCGGCATCCGCAAGATGACCCGTCTTCCGGACGCGATCTTTGTGGTGGACCCCACCAAGGAGGTCATCGCGGTGCAGGAGGCCAACAAGTTGGGCATCCCGGTGATCGCCCTGGCCGATACGGACTCCGACCCGGACGTGATCGACTACATCGTGCCTGGCAACGACGACGCCATCCGCTCCATTCAGCTCATCACGCACCGCATCGGTGACCTGATTGTCGAGGCGCGCGGCGGCGGCGAGGACGTGAGCAGCGACCGCGCCGAGGAGGGGGGCGCCGAGATCGACGCGGCCGAGCAGGGTGAGGAGGACGTCGCCCAGCTCACCAGCAGCCAGGGCCGCAGCTAA
- a CDS encoding D-isomer specific 2-hydroxyacid dehydrogenase family protein codes for MRVLVPDLKEFRTLRVEGVEFAFYSESQLPEGEAEGAVLWLAPAPLRDRLLTWPGVKWVLTLTAGIDHVAGRLPQGVTLYNAHRLHDRAVAVHTLAGMLAAERGLHRFRDAQQQGRWQRTLNLGTLDGADVVIWGYGHIGKILEDLLRPFHARVTGLRSRTPAAERDAALAEADWVVLLLPSTPETQGIVNADVLARLKPGAWLSNQGRGSLIDTGALLAALDSGHLGGAVLDVTDPEPLPEDHPLWQQPNVLITPHIASSTRDLIARGAEYTRAFVEAMAAGREPAGRVEPGQKY; via the coding sequence GTGCGCGTGCTGGTGCCTGACCTGAAAGAATTCCGCACCCTGCGGGTGGAAGGGGTGGAGTTCGCGTTCTACAGCGAGAGCCAGTTACCGGAGGGCGAAGCCGAGGGTGCAGTGCTGTGGCTCGCCCCAGCCCCGCTGCGTGACCGGTTGCTGACCTGGCCCGGCGTGAAGTGGGTGCTCACCCTGACAGCGGGGATCGACCATGTGGCCGGGCGGCTGCCGCAGGGCGTCACCCTCTACAACGCGCACCGTCTCCATGACCGCGCGGTGGCCGTCCATACCCTCGCCGGAATGCTCGCTGCCGAACGGGGCCTCCACCGCTTCCGCGACGCCCAGCAGCAGGGCCGTTGGCAGCGCACCCTCAACCTAGGCACGCTGGACGGCGCGGACGTGGTGATCTGGGGATACGGGCACATCGGAAAGATTCTGGAAGACCTCCTGCGGCCCTTTCACGCGAGGGTGACGGGCCTTCGGTCCCGTACTCCCGCAGCCGAACGGGACGCGGCGCTTGCAGAAGCGGACTGGGTGGTGCTGCTGCTGCCCAGCACCCCCGAGACGCAGGGCATCGTCAACGCCGACGTCCTCGCCCGACTCAAGCCCGGCGCGTGGCTGTCCAACCAGGGGCGGGGCAGCCTGATAGACACCGGGGCCCTGCTCGCCGCGCTCGACTCCGGACACCTAGGAGGAGCCGTGCTCGACGTCACAGACCCGGAGCCGCTTCCTGAGGATCATCCCCTCTGGCAGCAACCCAACGTGCTCATCACGCCTCATATCGCCAGTTCCACCCGGGACCTCATCGCCCGGGGCGCCGAATACACCCGGGCCTTTGTGGAGGCGATGGCGGCGGGAAGGGAACCCGCAGGGCGAGTAGAACCCGGGCAGAAGTATTAG
- the aspS gene encoding aspartate--tRNA(Asn) ligase: protein MTTQPLPHLKRTLTRELPEAEGQTVKLLGFLHARRDLGGVQFLVLRDRSGIAQAVGAGLDLPLPESSIEVIGKVKAHPKAPGGYEVQVERLRVLTPATEPPPVELPKMEWNVNPETLLDYRVVTVRGLKERAVLRVQAELVAAFRDHLRAEGFTEISTPKIVSAGAEGGANLFPLDYFGQPAYLAQSPQLYKQILVGAFERVFEVAPVYRAEEHATSRHLNEYLSLDVEMGFIESEEDVMDLENRLLAAIMARLKERVRPELTLLGATLPEVPDRIPRITLLEARRLVSEKYGHTVGGKDLDPEAERLLSQHYAETEGSEFVFVTKYPRAARPFYTHPEVNPDGSLNPDLTRGFDLLFRGIEITSGGQRIHEYSMLMDSIAQYRLNPESLAGYTEVFKYGMPPHGGFAIGAERLTAKLLGIANVRYARAFPRDRHRLTP from the coding sequence GTGACCACTCAACCCCTCCCGCACCTGAAACGTACCCTGACCCGTGAGCTGCCCGAGGCCGAAGGGCAGACCGTGAAACTCCTCGGCTTTCTGCACGCCCGCCGCGACCTGGGGGGCGTGCAGTTTTTGGTGCTGCGTGACCGCAGTGGGATCGCGCAGGCGGTGGGCGCGGGCCTGGACCTCCCCCTGCCCGAGAGCAGCATCGAGGTTATCGGCAAGGTCAAAGCTCACCCCAAGGCCCCCGGCGGCTATGAGGTGCAGGTTGAGCGCCTGCGCGTGCTCACGCCCGCCACCGAGCCGCCGCCCGTCGAGCTTCCCAAGATGGAATGGAACGTGAACCCGGAAACGCTGCTCGACTACCGGGTGGTGACGGTGCGCGGCCTCAAGGAACGGGCGGTGCTCCGGGTACAGGCCGAACTCGTGGCGGCCTTTCGCGACCACCTGCGTGCGGAGGGCTTTACCGAAATCAGCACGCCCAAGATCGTCTCGGCGGGCGCGGAGGGCGGCGCCAACCTCTTTCCGCTCGACTACTTCGGCCAGCCCGCCTACCTCGCCCAGAGCCCGCAGCTCTACAAGCAGATTCTGGTGGGTGCCTTTGAGCGCGTCTTTGAGGTGGCGCCGGTCTACCGTGCCGAGGAGCACGCCACCAGCCGCCACCTCAACGAGTACCTGTCCCTGGACGTGGAAATGGGGTTCATCGAGTCCGAAGAGGACGTCATGGACCTGGAAAACCGCCTGCTCGCTGCGATCATGGCCCGGCTAAAAGAGCGGGTGCGGCCCGAACTCACCCTCTTGGGGGCGACCCTGCCCGAGGTTCCGGACCGTATTCCCCGCATCACGCTGCTGGAAGCCCGGCGGCTCGTCAGCGAGAAGTACGGCCACACGGTGGGCGGCAAGGACCTCGACCCCGAAGCGGAGCGCCTCCTCAGTCAGCACTACGCCGAGACGGAGGGGAGCGAGTTCGTCTTTGTCACCAAGTACCCGCGCGCCGCTCGGCCCTTCTACACCCACCCCGAGGTCAACCCGGACGGCAGCCTGAACCCCGACCTCACGCGCGGCTTCGACCTCCTCTTTCGCGGCATCGAGATCACCTCGGGCGGCCAGCGCATCCACGAGTACTCCATGCTGATGGATTCCATCGCCCAGTACCGCCTGAACCCCGAGTCGCTTGCCGGCTACACCGAAGTCTTTAAGTACGGAATGCCTCCACACGGCGGCTTTGCCATCGGGGCCGAGCGCCTGACGGCCAAGCTGCTGGGCATCGCCAACGTGCGCTACGCACGTGCCTTTCCGCGCGACCGGCACCGCTTGACGCCGTAA
- a CDS encoding inositol monophosphatase family protein, giving the protein MTLEPERNVATRLALEAGELLRLHLTRGLTVEHKTSADDPVTAADREASDLILAGLRAAFPGDGLLSEEAADDAGRLDVERVWIVDPIDGTKEYASGSPDYAVSIGLAVGGEPVLGVVYAPATDELFVGVVGEGVTKNGAPAGFSDRAEYVVSVSDTEFQRELHRHDLPGMVPSGSVALKLARIAAGEADVTFTMSPRSEWDIAAGHALVRAAGGDLRRRDGRRIRYNLARPHIEQGIIGGRPGALEWLEGELSARTLPTAHLGLTRDDQAWAVLSAEDQAALAGHPGIFVRHAGGQVLALLVVDEDGTVQRASGDAFHLERLTRDVTRALGPLRRQALEAGGLD; this is encoded by the coding sequence ATGACGCTGGAGCCCGAACGGAATGTGGCCACCCGCCTCGCCCTGGAGGCGGGTGAGTTGCTGCGCTTGCATCTGACGCGCGGCCTGACCGTCGAACACAAGACGTCCGCGGACGATCCCGTAACCGCCGCCGACCGCGAGGCGTCTGACCTGATTCTGGCGGGGCTCAGGGCAGCTTTTCCGGGGGATGGCCTGCTCAGCGAGGAGGCGGCCGACGACGCTGGGCGGCTCGACGTGGAGCGGGTGTGGATCGTCGACCCCATTGACGGCACCAAAGAGTACGCGAGCGGTAGCCCTGACTACGCCGTCTCCATCGGCCTGGCGGTGGGGGGGGAGCCAGTCCTCGGAGTGGTCTATGCGCCCGCGACGGACGAGCTGTTCGTGGGCGTGGTCGGCGAGGGAGTCACAAAGAACGGCGCGCCGGCGGGCTTCAGCGACCGCGCGGAATACGTGGTCAGCGTGTCGGACACTGAGTTCCAGCGAGAACTGCACCGCCACGACCTTCCCGGCATGGTGCCCAGTGGAAGCGTCGCCCTCAAGCTCGCGCGCATTGCGGCGGGCGAGGCGGACGTGACCTTCACGATGAGCCCGCGCAGCGAGTGGGACATCGCGGCGGGACACGCGCTTGTGCGGGCCGCAGGGGGCGACCTGCGGCGGCGCGATGGGCGCAGGATCCGCTACAACCTGGCCCGGCCCCACATCGAGCAGGGAATCATTGGGGGACGTCCCGGGGCGCTGGAATGGCTGGAGGGTGAGCTGAGCGCTCGGACCCTTCCTACGGCGCACCTCGGCCTGACACGTGACGATCAGGCTTGGGCCGTCCTTTCCGCCGAAGATCAGGCCGCTCTCGCTGGCCACCCCGGCATCTTTGTGCGCCACGCCGGAGGGCAGGTGCTGGCCCTCCTCGTCGTGGATGAGGACGGCACGGTGCAGCGGGCTTCGGGAGATGCCTTTCACCTCGAACGGCTCACGCGGGACGTGACGCGGGCGCTGGGGCCCCTGCGCCGCCAGGCTCTAGAAGCTGGGGGGCTAGACTGA
- the frr gene encoding ribosome recycling factor gives MPDMKAIQADARERMGKAIEALENNLSVLRTGRANPGILRKVMVEYYGSTMPIDQVASITTPDARTLVITPWDRGALNPIEKAIRDSDLGLNPNNKGDTIFISLPMLTEERRRDLVKNAKNYAEEARVAIRSIRKQALDEVKKLEGVGDDEIKRAETEVQKITDEYIRRVDDTLHKKEQEILG, from the coding sequence ATGCCAGATATGAAAGCGATTCAGGCGGACGCGCGCGAGCGCATGGGCAAAGCCATCGAGGCGCTGGAGAATAACCTCAGCGTGCTGCGGACCGGGCGCGCGAATCCCGGCATCCTCAGAAAGGTCATGGTCGAGTACTACGGCTCCACCATGCCGATCGATCAGGTGGCGAGCATCACCACGCCGGACGCGCGCACGCTGGTGATCACGCCCTGGGACCGCGGAGCGCTGAACCCGATTGAAAAGGCGATCCGCGACAGCGACCTGGGCCTGAACCCCAACAACAAGGGTGACACCATCTTTATCAGCCTGCCGATGCTGACCGAGGAGCGCCGCCGCGACCTGGTGAAAAACGCCAAGAACTACGCCGAGGAGGCCCGCGTCGCCATTCGCAGCATCCGCAAGCAGGCGCTCGACGAGGTGAAGAAGCTCGAGGGCGTTGGCGACGACGAGATCAAGCGTGCCGAGACCGAGGTGCAGAAAATCACCGACGAGTACATCCGGCGTGTTGACGATACCCTCCACAAGAAGGAGCAGGAAATTCTCGGGTGA
- the pyrH gene encoding UMP kinase, translating into MYKRVLLKLSGEFLAGDSGFGINPDTTADLARLITEAHAGTGVELAIVIGGGNLWRGARNGQGMDPATADYIGMLGTVMNAMALQDAMEAAGQPTRVMTAIQMAAVAEPYIRRRAIRHLEKGRVVIFGGGNGAPFFTTDTTATLRALEIGADVVLMAKNKVDGVYDSDPRKNPDARWIDTATHREVVERRLEVMDTTALTLCMDKNLPIVVFDLFEPGNLRRLFAGERVGTLIAS; encoded by the coding sequence ATGTACAAACGCGTTTTGCTCAAGCTTTCCGGTGAATTTCTGGCAGGGGACTCCGGTTTCGGCATCAACCCCGACACGACGGCGGACCTGGCCCGCCTGATTACCGAGGCCCATGCGGGCACAGGCGTAGAACTCGCCATCGTGATCGGCGGTGGCAACCTCTGGCGCGGCGCGCGCAACGGGCAGGGCATGGACCCTGCCACCGCCGACTACATCGGAATGCTGGGCACCGTGATGAACGCGATGGCTCTTCAGGATGCGATGGAAGCGGCGGGCCAGCCCACGCGCGTGATGACGGCCATCCAGATGGCGGCGGTGGCCGAGCCCTACATCCGCCGCCGGGCGATCCGGCACCTGGAAAAAGGCCGGGTGGTGATTTTCGGCGGAGGAAACGGCGCGCCCTTTTTTACGACCGACACGACCGCGACCCTGCGCGCGCTGGAGATCGGCGCAGATGTGGTGCTTATGGCGAAAAACAAGGTGGACGGCGTGTACGACAGCGATCCGCGCAAGAACCCAGACGCCCGTTGGATCGATACGGCCACCCACCGCGAGGTTGTGGAGCGCCGCTTGGAAGTGATGGACACCACGGCCCTCACCCTCTGCATGGACAAAAACCTTCCCATCGTGGTGTTCGATCTCTTTGAGCCGGGGAATCTGCGCCGCCTCTTTGCCGGCGAGCGGGTCGGCACGCTGATCGCGAGCTGA